GTCCACCCTCTCTTTTCCGCGGCTTTCGCGGGAGACGACGAATGCTTTCTTCGGGGAGTAGCGCTCCATGTATACTTCCAGGCTCTGGAGCCTCCCGATCTTCCCGGATTTCACCTCTATAGGGAATACATCTGTCCCTTCCTGCAGAAGGAAGTCCACCTCTGCCCTGCCGTCCGCGTTCTGCCAGTAGAAAGGCTCCCTGCCGGCAGCCGCTGCGAGCTCGGTGAGGACGAGGTTCTCCGCCAAGGCCCCTCTGAACCCATCGGACAGTTCGGGGACGCCGGTCAGGACGGCGGCGGGAGGTATCCCCATGCGCTGCCGCATCATGCCCACGTCGCTGTAATAGAGGCGGAATCTGCTCCCGTCTCCGTCGGATCCCAGAGGAAGGCCGGGAGAATGCGTCAGCCTAACCTTGTGCAGGAATCCGGCGTCAAGCAGCCATTGCAGGGCATCCTCCAGGTCCTTCGCTCTGGCGCCCTTCACGGCATGGCCGAACAGGAACCGCTTGTTGTCCTTGGCTATCTGGAAAGGCACTGACGACCATACGGCGGATATGCGCTCCAGGTCTTTGGGCGGCGCATATCTGCGGTAGTCCATTTCGTAAGATTCCGTGAGATCTCTTATGACTTTCTCCGTCCGGTCCGCGTCGTGTGAGGACAGCCATGTTGCGACCGCCTCCGGCATGCCCCCGAATGCCATATATTCCTTCAGGGCATCGGCGAATGACGGCTCCATCGCATCATCCGGATTCTTGCGGGCATCCGCCATCAGGTTTCCGTCGCGCGCGCGGACGAACTCCCCGAAGGTCATGGGGCGGAGGTCCATGAATGATACTTTGCCCACCGGGAAGGAGAGCTCCGCATCGCCGTGTTTTCTGTTCTTGGAGAGTTTTATCCCGAGCAGCGACCCGGCGCATAGGACGGGAATGTCCGGGCGGGACTCGCAGAAGTATTTCAGGGAGGCTAAGGCTGCCGCTGAGAACTGTATCTCGTCCATGATCAGCAGCGTTCCTGGCCCCAGGGGAGAGCCATGGATGGCGGATAGGCTGGCTACAATCTGCTCTATCCGGCGGCCATGGAATATGGATTGAAGCGAGTCGTTGTTTTCAAGGTTGAAGTAGGCGCAGTCGTCGAACTCTCTCCTCCCGAATTCTCTCATCAGATATGTCTTCCCGCACT
This genomic window from Candidatus Methanomethylophilaceae archaeon contains:
- a CDS encoding ATP-binding protein, with amino-acid sequence MERDAYAELVAWKNSPDRKPMMIRGVRQCGKTYLMREFGRREFDDCAYFNLENNDSLQSIFHGRRIEQIVASLSAIHGSPLGPGTLLIMDEIQFSAAALASLKYFCESRPDIPVLCAGSLLGIKLSKNRKHGDAELSFPVGKVSFMDLRPMTFGEFVRARDGNLMADARKNPDDAMEPSFADALKEYMAFGGMPEAVATWLSSHDADRTEKVIRDLTESYEMDYRRYAPPKDLERISAVWSSVPFQIAKDNKRFLFGHAVKGARAKDLEDALQWLLDAGFLHKVRLTHSPGLPLGSDGDGSRFRLYYSDVGMMRQRMGIPPAAVLTGVPELSDGFRGALAENLVLTELAAAAGREPFYWQNADGRAEVDFLLQEGTDVFPIEVKSGKIGRLQSLEVYMERYSPKKAFVVSRESRGKERVDFVPFWSVDSIPSRCRFE